In Vibrio echinoideorum, the sequence GCGTCTTGGATGAACTCTTGCGTATCTTCCAACCATCGTTTTTGTACAGATTTGTCTAAGTTCAGATACAGCTTTCCATCTTCGACTTTCCATGCGTTAGGGTCGGTCTCAAATTTCTTACCCATAGCCACACCAAAGGCACAATAGCCACCGTATTGAGGTGCATAAGCTTCAGGATTGGTGCGGAACTGATCTCGGTTGTCACTGTTTGCGAACTGATAAATAGCGTTCTTATAAGTAGCAGTGAATTCTGATGAACCTTGAACGGCACCAGCATCAGTAAAGTAAGCCACTGGGTCATAGCCTTTGATCGCGATGTCATTGCTATCAACGCT encodes:
- a CDS encoding YHS domain-containing (seleno)protein, whose translation is MSHMKSTSQKITLLAALLGTSFSLMAADIDMSVDSNDIAIKGYDPVAYFTDAGAVQGSSEFTATYKNAIYQFANSDNRDQFRTNPEAYAPQYGGYCAFGVAMGKKFETDPNAWKVEDGKLYLNLDKSVQKRWLEDTQEFIQDANSNWTTIKTVEAYKL